AGTAATCAATTAAATGTTTTTTGGATATTAGCTGCGATGCTATTAATCATCAGTGTGTCCGCTTATGCAGAGGCTGACCCTAAGCTTTGGCCTATAATGAAAGAAGCTTTTTTTGAACAAAGGCCAATGCAAGAAGTTGAATTTATGAAAATTGAAGCACCTAAACGTGCTGAAAGTGGCGCGCAAGTGCCAGTTTCCTATTCGATTGATACTGCTGCAGCAAAAGTAGCTGGTGCTAAAATCGTTAAACTGTATGCATTTGTAGATGCCAATCCAATTCCATTGACTGCGACTTATCATCTAACCGATGCATTGGGCGACTTTCATTTATCAACCCGTATTCGATTTGAAACAGATGCATTTGTCCGTTTAGTGGGTGAAGATGCTAACGGGAAACTCTATTTAGCATCCCGCCCCATTC
This region of Methylophilaceae bacterium genomic DNA includes:
- a CDS encoding quinoprotein dehydrogenase-associated SoxYZ-like carrier, yielding MKVSNQLNVFWILAAMLLIISVSAYAEADPKLWPIMKEAFFEQRPMQEVEFMKIEAPKRAESGAQVPVSYSIDTAAAKVAGAKIVKLYAFVDANPIPLTATYHLTDALGDFHLSTRIRFETDAFVRLVGEDANGKLYLASRPIRAAGGCGGMVSNDEEAVRAAAGKIRMKVEAPEKFGTTTSAKVNIKHIMRTGLQRDLASQGFLPAFYINKASFTYNGKPVMTIDVNVGTAEDPYFQFNFVPEKPGTFELVATDNEGKTFKQAVEVKS